The Nitrospirota bacterium genome has a segment encoding these proteins:
- a CDS encoding retroviral-like aspartic protease family protein: MGATYAAVTLRSNGRQAAKRLLVDTGATYSWVEAALLRKLGVKPEREMNFETIEGKLIKKQIGFIDVECLGLSAPTVVVFATGKDAEVLGLHALEGLALEVDPVHRILKKSKAVMALLSSSPPHTA; this comes from the coding sequence GTGGGAGCAACGTACGCGGCAGTCACCCTCAGATCGAACGGCAGACAAGCGGCCAAGCGCCTTCTCGTGGATACGGGTGCCACGTATTCGTGGGTGGAGGCGGCACTACTTCGCAAGCTGGGCGTGAAACCCGAACGTGAGATGAACTTCGAAACCATCGAGGGCAAACTCATCAAGAAGCAAATCGGTTTTATCGATGTGGAGTGCCTGGGGCTCAGCGCGCCTACCGTTGTTGTGTTTGCCACGGGAAAGGACGCGGAAGTGCTCGGCTTGCACGCCCTTGAGGGATTGGCGCTCGAAGTAGACCCGGTCCATCGAATCCTCAAGAAATCGAAAGCCGTCATGGCGCTGCTCTCCAGCAGCCCACCACACACCGCCTGA